One Sediminibacillus dalangtanensis genomic region harbors:
- a CDS encoding DUF84 family protein, which translates to MKIYVGSMNPAKIKAVKKVFPEDEVVEIDVASKVSLQPFSDEETMEGAVNRARECASMNPDSIGIGLEGGVMELNEELYLCNWGALISENGKTFLASGARIPLPPEVAAQLEKGIELGEVMDEYAQRQDVRKKEGAIGIFTNELVSREEMFTHVMKLLKGQYQFQQQ; encoded by the coding sequence ATGAAAATTTATGTAGGTTCTATGAACCCTGCGAAAATCAAAGCTGTGAAAAAGGTATTTCCAGAGGATGAAGTGGTTGAAATCGATGTAGCTTCCAAGGTTTCGCTGCAGCCATTTTCAGATGAAGAAACAATGGAGGGAGCAGTGAACCGGGCAAGAGAATGTGCCTCGATGAATCCCGACAGTATTGGAATTGGCCTTGAGGGCGGAGTTATGGAATTAAATGAGGAGCTATACTTGTGCAATTGGGGGGCGCTCATTAGTGAGAATGGAAAGACCTTTCTAGCAAGCGGTGCCAGGATTCCTCTCCCGCCAGAAGTAGCTGCGCAGTTGGAAAAGGGTATCGAGCTTGGAGAAGTAATGGATGAATATGCTCAGCGACAGGATGTCCGAAAAAAAGAGGGCGCCATAGGTATTTTTACGAATGAACTGGTCAGCCGGGAAGAAATGTTCACTCATGTAATGAAGCTTCTTAAAGGACAATATCAGTTTCAACAGCAATAA
- a CDS encoding group II intron maturase-specific domain-containing protein: protein MNIWDDKDGFDFLGLHHRKFPIRKKGGRTFYIMNHVPLKKAMKKMRTKIKEYTEPRHKLYMDIRDLVKGLNRRLQGFKNYYNYPRWERSG, encoded by the coding sequence GTGAATATATGGGATGACAAAGATGGATTTGATTTTCTTGGATTACATCACCGGAAATTTCCAATCCGTAAGAAAGGTGGTCGTACATTCTATATCATGAACCACGTACCATTAAAGAAGGCCATGAAAAAGATGCGAACCAAAATCAAGGAATATACCGAACCACGCCATAAATTATATATGGATATTCGTGATTTAGTGAAAGGATTGAACCGTAGACTTCAAGGTTTTAAGAACTACTATAATTATCCCCGATGGGAAAGAAGTGGTTAA
- a CDS encoding YtnP family quorum-quenching lactonase: MESLTIGRATLTWLNGGVNHLDGGAMFGVVPKALWSKKYPCNEKNQIELRTDPILLELDGKRYLIDSGIGNGKLTDKQIRNFGVAEQSSVESSLRELGLSVADIDAVLMTHLHFDHACGLTKWQDNRLTAVFPDTPIYVNQTEWEEMRNPNIRSVNTYWTDNWQPIENQFVGFEQQLTIAPGLEMIHTGGHSDGHSILLFKDGEDMFIHMADLMPTHAHQNKLWALAYDDYPVTSVHEKQKWMEYGVGHNAWYTFYHDAYYRALKFDKDGNREGQVERERYPYPEVGTSL; encoded by the coding sequence ATGGAGTCGTTGACAATTGGGAGAGCGACGCTGACTTGGCTGAACGGGGGCGTCAATCACTTGGATGGCGGAGCCATGTTTGGGGTGGTTCCGAAAGCGTTATGGAGTAAAAAGTACCCTTGTAACGAAAAGAATCAAATCGAATTAAGAACAGATCCCATATTGCTTGAATTGGATGGCAAACGTTACTTGATTGATTCCGGTATTGGCAACGGGAAATTGACAGATAAGCAAATTCGTAATTTCGGGGTGGCGGAACAGTCCAGTGTGGAGAGTTCGCTACGGGAACTGGGATTGTCTGTCGCCGATATCGACGCAGTTTTGATGACGCACTTACATTTTGACCATGCCTGCGGGCTGACAAAGTGGCAGGACAATAGGTTAACAGCTGTTTTTCCTGATACGCCGATATATGTAAATCAAACGGAGTGGGAGGAAATGAGAAATCCTAATATCCGTTCTGTAAACACCTATTGGACAGACAATTGGCAGCCAATCGAGAACCAATTTGTCGGCTTTGAACAACAGTTGACAATAGCACCGGGTCTGGAAATGATTCATACTGGAGGACATAGTGATGGCCATTCGATTCTACTATTTAAAGATGGAGAGGACATGTTCATCCATATGGCTGATTTGATGCCGACGCACGCCCATCAGAATAAGCTTTGGGCCCTCGCATATGATGATTATCCGGTAACTTCTGTTCACGAGAAACAAAAATGGATGGAATACGGGGTGGGGCATAATGCTTGGTACACCTTTTACCATGATGCTTATTACCGGGCACTGAAGTTTGACAAGGACGGCAATCGTGAAGGGCAAGTGGAGCGCGAACGATATCCTTATCCGGAAGTTGGAACTTCCTTATGA
- a CDS encoding PepSY domain-containing protein has product MNWKRIAVGAGIGAVAGYFALQQYEKQRKVTPEKALKSAKEAFKQQGPISGSWIYMKPEEMEKNGLTYTVYRGGITRTVDGESTQYEFKVDAETGSILDVLQSA; this is encoded by the coding sequence ATGAATTGGAAAAGAATCGCAGTCGGCGCTGGAATCGGTGCAGTAGCAGGATATTTTGCTTTACAGCAATACGAAAAACAGCGCAAGGTTACACCCGAGAAAGCTTTGAAATCTGCTAAAGAAGCATTTAAACAGCAGGGTCCAATCAGTGGTTCATGGATTTATATGAAACCTGAGGAAATGGAGAAAAACGGACTTACTTATACCGTTTACCGCGGCGGGATCACCCGAACGGTTGATGGTGAAAGCACACAGTATGAATTTAAAGTGGATGCAGAGACCGGTTCTATTCTGGACGTGTTGCAATCTGCCTAA
- a CDS encoding MFS transporter, with protein MNFRKIVDYWKYPSILLFGIGVSTIGTWIYFLTLNVIVFNMTGSPLAVSALYIIRPLATLFTNLWGGSVIDRVNKKHLMVWLDIIQGVLITCLVCSTNTLWLIYLLVFFINISSSLYNPTSVSYITRLIPREQRQRFNSLRSLLDSGAFLLGPAITGVLFLVGTPIYAILINALSFYFSAIITLLMPNVEKNNLYNISTQPLSLRVIKEDLKVVFQFSRSFSYVMTVYFLFSVFVVMQTAVDSLEVAFSKEVISLSDDEYGFLVSIAGAGILTGSLINAIYTNKLALSFIIGIGSVMVSVGYIIFAFSNNFLIASVGVFVLAFSLAFANTGFYTFYQNNIPVEVIGRIGSLYGFLEALLIMVVTSLFAVGAELLSIKSVVVSGALFMLLLTGVLLFINLRPSKKKYYKAVS; from the coding sequence GACGGGATCTCCCCTTGCAGTTTCAGCTCTCTATATAATTAGACCACTAGCTACGTTATTTACTAACTTATGGGGCGGTAGTGTTATTGACCGCGTAAATAAAAAGCACCTAATGGTATGGTTGGACATTATCCAAGGAGTGCTTATTACATGTTTAGTATGTTCGACCAATACATTATGGCTTATTTATTTACTTGTCTTTTTTATTAATATATCGAGCTCCTTATATAATCCAACTTCTGTTAGCTATATAACAAGATTAATTCCCAGAGAACAAAGGCAAAGATTTAATTCCTTAAGAAGTCTACTTGATTCTGGTGCATTTTTACTTGGTCCTGCAATTACAGGAGTACTTTTTTTAGTAGGAACGCCTATCTATGCCATTTTAATTAATGCATTATCTTTTTACTTTTCAGCTATAATCACCTTATTGATGCCTAATGTTGAGAAGAACAATTTATACAATATATCTACTCAACCTTTATCACTAAGGGTAATAAAGGAAGATTTAAAGGTAGTTTTTCAATTTAGTCGTAGTTTTTCATATGTGATGACAGTTTATTTTCTATTTAGCGTTTTCGTGGTCATGCAAACCGCTGTTGATTCACTTGAAGTAGCATTCTCGAAAGAAGTTATTTCTCTTTCAGATGATGAATATGGTTTTCTTGTAAGTATAGCAGGAGCAGGCATTCTAACGGGGTCATTAATCAATGCAATATACACAAATAAATTAGCACTTTCCTTTATTATTGGCATAGGTTCCGTAATGGTATCAGTGGGATACATTATTTTTGCTTTTTCTAATAATTTCCTAATTGCATCTGTCGGAGTGTTTGTCTTAGCATTTTCACTTGCTTTTGCAAATACTGGCTTTTATACCTTCTACCAAAACAATATACCAGTAGAGGTCATTGGTCGGATAGGGAGCCTTTATGGGTTTCTGGAGGCTTTGTTAATCATGGTGGTTACTTCTTTATTCGCCGTTGGAGCTGAATTATTATCTATTAAGTCAGTTGTTGTCTCAGGTGCACTTTTTATGTTGTTGTTAACGGGGGTTTTACTCTTCATCAATTTACGACCATCAAAGAAGAAATACTACAAAGCTGTATCATGA
- a CDS encoding YtzH-like family protein: MTKNVQNQLDLLYDILSEHSEECCGSVAECQQIQRLVKSMIAEESVTDSVLQRHLPAIYDYSRQGELVQNLDDHIESNRENLQQWVNAINPPTIG; the protein is encoded by the coding sequence ATGACCAAAAATGTCCAAAATCAACTTGACTTGCTTTACGATATCCTAAGCGAGCATTCCGAGGAATGCTGCGGTAGTGTAGCCGAATGCCAGCAAATTCAACGACTGGTCAAATCAATGATAGCGGAAGAGTCTGTTACTGATTCCGTTTTGCAAAGGCATCTGCCTGCCATTTATGATTACAGCAGACAGGGGGAACTCGTCCAAAATTTAGATGACCATATTGAAAGCAACCGTGAAAATTTGCAGCAATGGGTAAACGCCATCAACCCGCCGACTATTGGTTGA
- a CDS encoding M42 family metallopeptidase → MNNETKQLFRELTELQGAPGNEHLVRKFMKQQLETYADEVIQDRLGGVFGVKNGEGPKVMVAGHMDEVGFMVTQITENGMIRFQTLGGWWSQVLLAQRVQIMTDNGPVIGVIGSIPPHNLTEAQRKKPMEQKNMLIDIGADDKEDVKRIGVKPGQQVVPVTPFTPMANEKKILAKAWDNRYGCGLSIELLKELQGEKLPNKLYSGATVQEEVGLRGAQVAANMIQPDVFYALDASPANDMSGDDKEFGQLGKGALLRIFDRSMITHHGMRDFVLDTAESNDIPYQYFISQGGTDAGRVHIANEGIPSAVIGICSRYIHTHASIIHVDDYAAAKELIVKLVKTTDKAAVEQIHEQG, encoded by the coding sequence ATGAATAATGAAACAAAGCAGTTGTTCCGGGAACTGACGGAATTGCAGGGTGCTCCTGGAAATGAACATTTGGTAAGAAAATTTATGAAACAGCAATTGGAAACGTATGCGGATGAAGTTATCCAGGACCGCCTAGGCGGTGTGTTCGGTGTCAAGAATGGCGAAGGGCCGAAAGTAATGGTGGCTGGCCATATGGATGAGGTAGGTTTTATGGTCACACAAATCACGGAAAACGGAATGATCCGTTTTCAAACGCTTGGCGGCTGGTGGTCTCAGGTATTGCTTGCCCAGCGAGTGCAAATAATGACCGATAACGGACCTGTTATCGGGGTAATCGGTTCGATTCCGCCACACAATTTAACGGAAGCACAACGCAAAAAGCCGATGGAACAGAAAAATATGCTAATCGACATTGGGGCTGATGATAAGGAAGATGTTAAACGGATCGGTGTGAAGCCTGGCCAGCAGGTCGTACCTGTCACACCTTTCACTCCAATGGCGAATGAAAAGAAAATATTGGCAAAGGCTTGGGATAACCGTTATGGTTGTGGTCTGTCGATCGAGCTATTAAAAGAATTGCAAGGAGAAAAACTTCCAAACAAATTATATTCTGGTGCGACTGTACAGGAGGAAGTCGGTTTGCGTGGTGCTCAAGTTGCGGCAAACATGATTCAGCCAGATGTGTTTTATGCGCTTGATGCCTCTCCTGCAAACGATATGTCTGGGGATGACAAGGAATTCGGACAACTTGGGAAAGGTGCCCTCTTACGAATATTTGACCGCTCCATGATCACCCATCATGGGATGAGGGATTTTGTGCTGGATACTGCTGAGTCTAACGATATTCCTTATCAGTACTTTATTTCCCAAGGCGGAACCGATGCTGGCCGAGTTCACATTGCCAATGAGGGAATACCATCTGCGGTGATTGGAATTTGTTCACGCTATATCCATACGCACGCTTCCATTATTCATGTGGATGACTATGCAGCAGCAAAAGAACTAATTGTTAAACTGGTTAAAACAACGGATAAAGCTGCTGTTGAACAGATTCATGAACAAGGCTGA
- the trmB gene encoding tRNA (guanosine(46)-N7)-methyltransferase TrmB — MRLRHKPWADDYLKENDDIVVQNPFELKGKWNSLFSEDQPLHIEIGTGKGQFIAGMATQHSEINFIGMERAKSIIVSAVEKVKQAEVENARLLNENAKDLRDLFAENEVDKIYLNFSDPWPKTKHEKRRLTYHTFLQQYKGILKADGEIVLKTDNRKLFEYSLVSFSKFGMVLDEVLLDLHGYHDPENVQTEYEEKFSGKGQPIYRCKVYFSS, encoded by the coding sequence TTGCGTTTAAGACATAAGCCATGGGCAGATGATTATTTAAAAGAAAATGATGATATAGTGGTTCAAAATCCATTTGAGCTGAAAGGAAAATGGAATTCTCTGTTTTCCGAAGACCAGCCACTTCATATAGAAATCGGTACCGGCAAGGGCCAGTTCATCGCAGGTATGGCCACTCAACACAGTGAAATCAACTTTATCGGAATGGAAAGGGCAAAAAGCATTATTGTCAGCGCCGTAGAGAAAGTGAAGCAAGCGGAAGTCGAGAATGCAAGACTGTTGAATGAAAATGCAAAGGATTTACGCGATTTGTTTGCGGAAAATGAAGTGGATAAAATTTATTTGAATTTTTCAGACCCTTGGCCAAAAACAAAACATGAAAAAAGAAGGCTTACTTACCACACTTTTTTACAGCAATATAAAGGAATTCTGAAGGCGGATGGAGAAATCGTTTTAAAGACGGACAACCGTAAACTATTTGAATATTCTTTGGTCAGTTTTTCTAAATTCGGGATGGTTCTCGATGAAGTACTATTGGATTTGCATGGTTATCATGATCCGGAAAACGTCCAGACAGAATATGAGGAAAAGTTTTCTGGAAAAGGGCAACCGATTTATCGCTGTAAAGTATATTTTTCTTCATAA